The Chelatococcus sp. HY11 nucleotide sequence GGCGCCACCATAAATGGACATCGCCGTGATCGCGGCGGTGATAGGATCGAACCGCAGACCGAGAGCCGGCAAACCGAAGTAGATCAGGAAGACCTGCACGATGAACGGCGTGTTGCGGATCGCCTCGATATAGGCCAGGACCACGATGCGAAGCACGCGGTTGCCGCTCAGGGTCAAGCACGCGGACAGAACGCCAATGACGAGACCAATAGCCATGGAGATCAGCGAGATCTGCGCAGTCAGCAGCAAGCCCTTGGCGAGCAGGTCGCCTCTGGACAGAACACCGCTGAAATCGAGATAGTCCAATCCTCGTCCTCCCGGATGCAAGCCTGCGATGCCTGCTCCTTAGATCTTGTCTCGCACTCTAGGGGCGCGCCAAACTTGTCGTCAATAAATATTACATGTCGAGAGATTGTCACCGCCGTAGGCCGCGACAAAATCGCGGCCGCTCGGGCTCATCTCCACCACGCTGGCCCAGCACTTATGCGCGTTCCAGGGCGCCGCCAGGCGATCGGTCAACGCGTTGAGCCGCTCCATGATGTCGGACTGCGCCAACCCCTCTTCCATGGCCTTCATATCGGGGAAATGACTGAAAGCGTCGGCCCAGATAGCCCGGCCGGCGAGATAGCCGTTGGCGCCGGAGCGATAGGCATAGGTCAACAGCCTCTGGAAGTCGTCCGGGTTGGCGCCACCGCTCAACAGGACCCATGGCCGCAGGATGCCCCGGGCGACGCGGTCAAAGGCGGCCTGCACGGCAGCCCCCTCTGGCCCGTCAGGGTCAGGGACATTATGCACCGCAACCGGCGGCTCCAGCTTGTAGAGATCAACGCCGGCCGGATTCATCACGTCGCTATCCGCCAGCGCCTCGAGAACGAGGGCAACGCGCCGCTCGGCGAAGACGTCAGCGCTTTCGCCGGGGAAGGGGTAGACGAGGAACTCCAGGACCAAGGCGATGTCATTGGCCTCGCAGGCTTTCCTGACGCTGTCGAGATAGGCGATCTGGTGGCTGCGGACATCCGCGCTGACGTCTGACCGGAACCACAGATTGATCTTGACCGCGTCACCACCGATGCGGCGGATGACGCCGGCATCCCAGCCCGGAACGTTGCGGGACTTACGGCCCGTTTCGGTGACTTCCCAGACCGCCCATTCGCTGCCGACGACGAGGCCGG carries:
- a CDS encoding tagatose 1,6-diphosphate aldolase, producing MKISPGKLWGLRRLADDNGRFKMLAMDQTGPIVNPIKEKRGLDQAPYTDIAAVKAMLARQLARHASAVLLDPPFGYAAAINDIPARTGLVVGSEWAVWEVTETGRKSRNVPGWDAGVIRRIGGDAVKINLWFRSDVSADVRSHQIAYLDSVRKACEANDIALVLEFLVYPFPGESADVFAERRVALVLEALADSDVMNPAGVDLYKLEPPVAVHNVPDPDGPEGAAVQAAFDRVARGILRPWVLLSGGANPDDFQRLLTYAYRSGANGYLAGRAIWADAFSHFPDMKAMEEGLAQSDIMERLNALTDRLAAPWNAHKCWASVVEMSPSGRDFVAAYGGDNLSTCNIY